Proteins encoded by one window of Gemmatimonadota bacterium:
- a CDS encoding elongation factor Tu: EVNLMQPIAMDRELRFAIREGGRTVGAGVVTEVIE; encoded by the coding sequence TGGAAGTCAATCTCATGCAGCCCATCGCCATGGACCGGGAACTGCGCTTCGCCATACGCGAAGGCGGAAGAACCGTCGGCGCGGGCGTCGTCACCGAAGTCATCGAGTAG
- the secE gene encoding preprotein translocase subunit SecE → MYERTVDFLREVRTELSKVSWPSRNELIGSTTVVIIITLILAAFTGVIDFILSIILSRLLGA, encoded by the coding sequence ATGTACGAACGAACGGTGGACTTTCTGAGGGAAGTGAGGACGGAGCTCTCCAAGGTGAGCTGGCCGAGCCGGAACGAACTGATCGGCTCGACGACCGTGGTCATAATCATCACGCTCATCCTGGCCGCCTTCACCGGCGTGATCGACTTCATCCTGTCCATCATACTGAGCCGTCTGCTCGGGGCCTGA